In Patagioenas fasciata isolate bPatFas1 chromosome 2, bPatFas1.hap1, whole genome shotgun sequence, a single window of DNA contains:
- the HOXA13 gene encoding homeobox protein Hox-A13 — protein MTASVLLHPRWIEPVMFLYDNSLDEINKNMDGFHAGSNFAAAAAANPCRNLMAHPAPLAAPSAAAYTSSEAPAAGMAEPAVKQCSPCSAAVQSSSGAALPYGYFSSGYYPCRMTHHNAIKSCAQPASTFADKYMDTSVSGEEFTSRAKEFAFYQGYAAGPYQPVPGYLDMPVVPAIGGPGEPRHDPLLPMDSYQPWTITNGWNGQVYCPKEQSQPPHLWKSTLPDVVSHPSDANSYRRGRKKRVPYTKVQLKELEREYATNKFITKDKRRRISATTNLSERQVTIWFQNRRVKEKKVINKLKTTS, from the exons ATGACAGCCTCCGTGCTCCTCCACCCCCGCTGGATCGAGCCCGTCATGTTCCTCTACGACAACAGCCTGGATGAGATCAATAAGAACATGGACGGGTTTCACGCCGGCAGCAActtcgcggcggcggcggcggccaacCCCTGCCGCAACCTGATGGCTCACCCCGCTCCCCTGGCcgcccccagcgccgccgccTACACCTCCAGCGAAGCCCCCGCCGCCGGCATGGCCGAGCCTGCTGTCAAGCAGTGCAGCCCCTGCTCCGCCGCCGTGCAGAGCTCCTCCGGCGCCGCTCTGCCCTACGGCTACTTCAGCAGCGGCTACTACCCTTGCCGCATGACCCACCACAACGCCATCAAGTCCTGCGCCCAGCCCGCCTCCACCTTCGCCGACAAGTATATGGACACCTCAGTCTCCGGCGAGGAGTTCACGTCGCGGGCCAAGGAATTCGCCTTCTACCAGGGCTACGCCGCCGGCCCCTACCAGCCGGTGCCTGGCTATCTGGATATGCCCGTGGTGCCCGCCATCGGCGGCCCCGGCGAGCCGCGCCACGATCCCCTGCTCCCTATGGACAGCTACCAGCCTTGGACCATCACCAATGGGTGGAACGGGCAAGTGTACTGCCCCAAGGAGCAGAGCCAGCCGCCTCACCTCTGGAAATCCACCCTCCCGG ACGTCGTTTCACACCCCTCCGATGCGAACTCGTACAGACGTGGGAGGAAGAAAAGGGTGCCTTACACAAAGGTCCAGTTAAAAGAACTCGAAAGGGAATATGCTACAAATAAATTCATAACCAAAGACAAACGGAGGAGGATATCGGCAACTACAAATCTGTCAGAGAGACAGGTCACAATCTGGTTCCAAAACAGAAGGGTCAAAGAGAAAAAAGTGATCAACAAATTGAAGACTACCAGTTAA